One part of the Arabidopsis thaliana chromosome 1 sequence genome encodes these proteins:
- a CDS encoding uncharacterized protein (unknown protein; FUNCTIONS IN: molecular_function unknown; INVOLVED IN: biological_process unknown; LOCATED IN: endomembrane system; BEST Arabidopsis thaliana protein match is: unknown protein (TAIR:AT1G09645.1); Has 68 Blast hits to 68 proteins in 13 species: Archae - 0; Bacteria - 0; Metazoa - 0; Fungi - 0; Plants - 68; Viruses - 0; Other Eukaryotes - 0 (source: NCBI BLink).), whose amino-acid sequence MREISISTITLSWSHLLLCASICLHFFLGISGDPNSSSTGAKAESHTSSSKTGTKVIFILLGFGAVAGLSFFLYKLWQKKKRDEQYARLLKLFEEDDELEVELGLRD is encoded by the exons ATGAGAGAGATCTCGATCTCGACGATTACTCTTTCATGGTCGCATCTTCTACTCTGCGCTTCGATTTGTCTCCACTTCTTCTTAG GTATATCTGGTGATCCCAATAGTTCAAGTACTGGAGCAAAGGCTGAATCTCATACTTCTTCCAGCAAAACAGGCACGAAAGTGATCTTTATACTGCTCGGGTTTGGTGCTGTAGCGGGACTTTCGTTCTTCTTGTACAAACTGtggcaaaagaagaaaagagatgagCAGTATGCTCGGCTATTGAAACTGtttgaggaagatgatgaactCGAGGTTGAATTAGGCCTACGTGATTAA
- a CDS encoding uncharacterized protein (unknown protein; FUNCTIONS IN: molecular_function unknown; INVOLVED IN: biological_process unknown; LOCATED IN: endomembrane system; BEST Arabidopsis thaliana protein match is: unknown protein (TAIR:AT1G09645.1).): MREISISTITLSWSHLLLCASICLHFFLAMLYLDSVYQCISGDPNSSSTGAKAESHTSSSKTGTKVIFILLGFGAVAGLSFFLYKLWQKKKRDEQYARLLKLFEEDDELEVELGLRD, encoded by the exons ATGAGAGAGATCTCGATCTCGACGATTACTCTTTCATGGTCGCATCTTCTACTCTGCGCTTCGATTTGTCTCCACTTCTTCTTAG CAATGTTGTATCTTGATTCTGTGTATCAGT GTATATCTGGTGATCCCAATAGTTCAAGTACTGGAGCAAAGGCTGAATCTCATACTTCTTCCAGCAAAACAGGCACGAAAGTGATCTTTATACTGCTCGGGTTTGGTGCTGTAGCGGGACTTTCGTTCTTCTTGTACAAACTGtggcaaaagaagaaaagagatgagCAGTATGCTCGGCTATTGAAACTGtttgaggaagatgatgaactCGAGGTTGAATTAGGCCTACGTGATTAA
- a CDS encoding FAD/NAD(P)-binding oxidoreductase family protein (FAD/NAD(P)-binding oxidoreductase family protein; FUNCTIONS IN: oxidoreductase activity; LOCATED IN: chloroplast; EXPRESSED IN: 21 plant structures; EXPRESSED DURING: 13 growth stages; CONTAINS InterPro DOMAIN/s: Amine oxidase (InterPro:IPR002937); BEST Arabidopsis thaliana protein match is: carotenoid isomerase (TAIR:AT1G06820.1); Has 6263 Blast hits to 6155 proteins in 967 species: Archae - 159; Bacteria - 2901; Metazoa - 394; Fungi - 76; Plants - 350; Viruses - 0; Other Eukaryotes - 2383 (source: NCBI BLink).), which yields MAANFCGLTLQSPFLYNFSRPTIRSSSFIRSSSSSSASSNGNLKEPFSGEPEADVVVIGSGIGGLCCGALLARYDQDVIVLESHDHPGGAAHSFEIKGYKFDSGPSLFSGLQSRGPQANPLAQVLDALGESFPCKKYDSWMVYLPEGDFLSRIGPTDFFKDLEKYAGPSAVQEWEKLLGAILPLSSAAMALPPLSIRGDLGVLSTAAARYAPSLLKSFIKMGPKGALGATKLLRPFSEIVDSLELKDPFIRNWIDLLAFLLAGVKSDGILSAEMIYMFAEWYKPGCTLEYPIDGTGAVVEALVRGLEKFGGRLSLKSHVENIVIENGKAVGVKLRNGQFVRARKAVVSNASMWDTLKLLPPGALPESYVKGVNTTPQCESFMHLHLGFDAEGIADDLEIHHIVVNDWDRGVDADQNVVLISVPSVLSPNLAPPGKHVLHAYCPGTEPFGLWEGLDRRSAEYKNLKSQRSEVMWRAVERALGLGFKREKCEVSLVGTPLTHQRFLRRNRGTYGPAIEAGKGTFPGHSTPIPQLLCCGDSTFPGIGVPAVAASGAIVANSLVPVSKHSQLLDAIGL from the exons ATGGCCGCCAATTTCTGCGGCTTGACGCTTCAGTCTCCGTTTCTCTATAACTTTAGTCGCCCAACGATCagatcttcttccttcatacggtcttcgtcttcttcatcagccTCTTCCAATGGCAATCTTAAAGAACCCTTCTCTG gGGAGCCTGAAGCAGATGTTGTGGTAATTGGAAGTGGGATAGGAGGATTATGTTGTGGTGCATTGTTAGCTAGATATGATCAGGATGTGATTGTTTTGGAGAGTCATGACCATCCCGGTGGCGCTGCTCATTCCTTTGAGATCAAAGGGTACAAGTTTGACTCAGGtccttctctgttttctgGTTTACAATCGCGAGGTCCTCAAGCAAATCCACTTGCTCAA GTTCTTGATGCTTTAGGGGAATCATTTCCATGTAAGAAATATGATTCTTGGATGGTTTACTTACCCGAAGGTGATTTCTTGTCACGAATAGGCCCTACGGATTTCTTTAAG gATCTTGAGAAATATGCCGGTCCAAGCGCAGTGCAGGAGTGGGAAAAGCTTCTT GGAGCAATACTCCCTCTGTCTTCTGCTGCTATGGCGTTACCACCATTGTCTATTCGCGGGGATCTTGGTGTTCTCTCCACAGCTGCTGCTAG atATGCTCCTTcgcttttaaaatcttttatcaaaATGGGTCCTAAAGGAGCGTTGGGAGCGACAAAACTTCTCCGCCCGTTCTCGGAGATCGTTGATTCTTTGGAGTTAAAAGACCCGTTTATACGAAACTGGATTGATCTTCTCGCATTCCTGCTCGCAGGGGTCAAATCTGATGGCATACTTTCAGCAGAGATG ATCTACATGTTTGCAGAATGGTACAAGCCAGGCTGCACATTGGAGTACCCTATTGATGGCACCGGTGCTGTGGTTGAAGCGCTTGTCCGTGGCTTGGAGAAGTTTGGTGGACGTCTATCTCTTAAAAGTCATGTCGAAAACATTGTTATCGAGAATGGTAAAGCTGTTGGAGTCAAGCTAAGGAATGGTCAA TTTGTTCGAGCTAGAAAAGCTGTGGTTAGCAATGCATCGATGTGGGATACTTTAAAGCTCTTACCTCCAGGAGCTCTCCCAGAATCATATGTAAAAGGTGTGAACACAACACCTCAATGTGAATCATTCATGCATCTTCACTTGGGATTCGACGCAGAG GGAATAGCAGATGATCTTGAGATTCATCATATCGTTGTGAATGACTGGGACCGCGGTGTGGATGCTGACCAGAATGTGGTTCTGATATCTGTCCCTAGTGTTCTTAGCCCAAACCTTGCACCACCGGGAAAACATGTTCTACACGCTTACTGTCCTGGAACCGAACCTTTCGGTCTGTGGGAAGGTCTTGATAGAAGAAGTGCCGAGTACAAGAATCTCAAATCCCAACGGTCCGAG GTGATGTGGAGAGCGGTTGAGCGGGCATTAGGGCTAGGgttcaaaagagaaaagtgcGAGGTGAGTTTGGTTGGAACACCATTGACGCATCAGAGGTTTCTAAGGAGGAATAGAGGAACATATGGGCCTGCAATAGAGGCAGGTAAAGGTACTTTTCCTGGCCATTCCACTCCCATTCCGCAGCTTTTGTGTTGCGGTGACTCGACCTTTCCCGGGATCGGAGTTCCTGCAGTGGCAGCTAGCGGCGCGATTGTGGCGAATTCGCTAGTTCCTGTTTCCAAGCATTCACAGCTTCTTGATGCCATTGGCTTGTAG
- a CDS encoding ECA1 gametogenesis family protein (DUF784) (LOCATED IN: endomembrane system; CONTAINS InterPro DOMAIN/s: Protein of unknown function DUF784, Arabidopsis thaliana (InterPro:IPR008502); BEST Arabidopsis thaliana protein match is: Protein of unknown function (DUF784) (TAIR:AT1G57777.1); Has 135 Blast hits to 133 proteins in 4 species: Archae - 0; Bacteria - 0; Metazoa - 0; Fungi - 0; Plants - 135; Viruses - 0; Other Eukaryotes - 0 (source: NCBI BLink).) translates to MAKLSSHVTALFIVVALVCAFNPVFSVEEAEAKSLWNTCLVKITPKCALNIIYVVFGNGTLIESCCHDLVQEGKVCHDNLIKYIADRPSLISRETQFLKKRDDVWNHCVSISKTA, encoded by the coding sequence ATGGCTAAACTAAGCTCTCATGTTACAGCGTTATTCATTGTTGTAGCTTTAGTGTGTGCGTTTAATCCTGTATTTTCTGtcgaagaagctgaagcaaaatCATTATGGAACACTTGTCTCGTTAAAATCACTCCTAAATGTGCATTGAATATAATCTATGTAGTTTTTGGAAATGGAACCCTCATTGAGTCTTGCTGCCACGATCTTGTCCAAGAAGGAAAAGTGTGTCACGATAATCTCATTAAATATATTGCTGACAGACCAAGCTTAATTAGCCGTGAAACACAATTCTTGAAGAAGAGGGATGACGTGTGGAATCATTGTGTCTCAATCTCTAAAACTgcttaa
- a CDS encoding ECA1 gametogenesis family protein (DUF784) (LOCATED IN: endomembrane system; CONTAINS InterPro DOMAIN/s: Protein of unknown function DUF784, Arabidopsis thaliana (InterPro:IPR008502); BEST Arabidopsis thaliana protein match is: Protein of unknown function (DUF784) (TAIR:AT1G57775.1); Has 124 Blast hits to 122 proteins in 3 species: Archae - 0; Bacteria - 0; Metazoa - 0; Fungi - 0; Plants - 124; Viruses - 0; Other Eukaryotes - 0 (source: NCBI BLink).), whose translation MAKLSSHVTALFIVVALVCAFNPVFSVEEAEAKSLWNTCLVKITPKCALNIIYVVFGNGTLIESCCHDFVQEGKVCHDNLIKYIADRPSLIGREIQFLKKRDDVWSHCVSISKTA comes from the coding sequence ATGGCTAAACTAAGCTCTCATGTTACAGCGTTATTCATTGTTGTAGCTTTAGTGTGTGCGTTTAATCCTGTATTTTCTGtcgaagaagctgaagcaaaatCATTATGGAACACTTGTCTCGTTAAAATCACTCCTAAATGTGCACTGAATATAATCTATGTAGTTTTTGGAAATGGAACCCTCATTGAGTCTTGCTGCCACGATTTTGTCCAAGAGGGAAAAGTATGTCACGATAATCTCATTAAATATATTGCTGACAGACCAAGCTTAATTGGCCGTGAAATACAATTCTTGAAGAAGAGGGATGACGTGTGGAGTCATTGTGTCTCAATCTCTAAAACTGCTTAA
- a CDS encoding heavy-metal-associated domain-containing protein (heavy-metal-associated domain-containing protein; FUNCTIONS IN: metal ion binding; INVOLVED IN: metal ion transport; LOCATED IN: cellular_component unknown; EXPRESSED IN: flower; EXPRESSED DURING: petal differentiation and expansion stage; CONTAINS InterPro DOMAIN/s: Heavy metal transport/detoxification protein (InterPro:IPR006121); BEST Arabidopsis thaliana protein match is: Heavy metal transport/detoxification superfamily protein (TAIR:AT4G13380.1); Has 459 Blast hits to 412 proteins in 76 species: Archae - 5; Bacteria - 32; Metazoa - 42; Fungi - 8; Plants - 269; Viruses - 0; Other Eukaryotes - 103 (source: NCBI BLink).), translating into MGCWLKQPQGITTMMGCWLTKSRENILDNVIVTDAKLKISMNFEDCAKKIRKVACQFEVKSCITDIDDQKVLVSGDFNLHKLVKTLKKKTGKKIEIVTKNEKSSEDKVDDTVQNEDSKDEIVPQNADKPETSIMEVEFDIPFLCEKYEKDFGKVISKCTGVETYVVDLENKKVVVIGNFDKDELSRKLNKKMHQKIKKAEKERQEWESEMMLREAEEEKRLADIYEEIDKDRNVSLNPITDYEKEMAKHYYMFSDENPNACSIS; encoded by the exons ATGGGTTGTTGGTTAAAGCAGCCACAAGGAATCACAACTATGATGGGTTGTTGGTTAACgaaatcaagagaaaacaTTCTCGACAA TGTAATTGTAACAGATGCCAAGTTGAAGATTTCGATGAATTTTGAAGATTGCGCGAAAAAGATCAGAAAAGTTGCTTGCCAATTCGAAG TTAAATCATGCATAACGGATATAGATGATCAAAAAGTCCTGGTCAGTGGTGATTTCAATTTGCATAAATTGGTGAAGACtctcaagaaaaaaactgGTAAAAAGATAGAAATTGTGACGAAGAATGAGAAATCTAGTGAAGATAAGGTAGATGATACAGTTCAAAATGAAGATAGTAAAGATGAAATAGTTCCACAAAATGCTGATAAACCTGAAACAAG TATAATGGAAGTGGAGTTCGATATACCATTTCTCTGCGAGAAATACGAGAAAGATTTTGGAAAAGTTATTTCCAAATGCACAG GTGTTGAAACATATGTAGTGGatctagaaaataaaaaggttgTGGTCATTGGAAACTTTGATAAGGATGAACTGTCGAGAAAACTTAATAAGAAGATGCatcaaaagattaaaaaagcTGAAAAGGAAAGACAGGAGTGGGAATCTGAAATGATGTTAAGGgaggctgaagaagaaaaaagacttGCAGATATTTATGAAGAAATCGACAAGGATAGAAATGTATCTCTCAACCCAATTACTGATTATGAAAAGGAGATGGCCAAACATTATTACATGTTTAGTGATGAAAATCCTAATGCATGTTCTATTTCGTAA
- a CDS encoding F-box family protein (F-box family protein; CONTAINS InterPro DOMAIN/s: F-box domain, cyclin-like (InterPro:IPR001810), F-box domain, Skp2-like (InterPro:IPR022364), Protein of unknown function DUF295 (InterPro:IPR005174); BEST Arabidopsis thaliana protein match is: F-box family protein (TAIR:AT3G56470.1); Has 543 Blast hits to 532 proteins in 29 species: Archae - 0; Bacteria - 0; Metazoa - 0; Fungi - 0; Plants - 541; Viruses - 0; Other Eukaryotes - 2 (source: NCBI BLink).), with protein MSVNTNEGSKNLWKDLPLELLSSVMTFLEIKDNVRASVVCKSWFEAAVSVRVIDKSPWLMYFPETKNTYDFYDPSNCKKYTMELPKSLVGFIVRYSKDGWLLMSQEDSSHFVLFNPFTMDVVALPFLHLFTYYQLVGFSSAPTSSECVVFTIKDYDPGHVTIRTWSPGQTMWTSMQVESQFLDVDHNNVVFSNGVFYCLNQRNHVAVFDPSLRTWNVLDVPPPRCPDDKSWNEGKFMVGYKGDILVIRTYENKDPLVFKLDLTRGIWEEKDTLGSLTIFVSRKSCESRTYVKDGMLRNSVYFPELCYNEKQSVVYSFDEGRYHLREHDLDWGKQLSSDNIWIEPPKNAFELV; from the coding sequence ATGAGCGTGAATACCAATGAAGGGTCCAAGAACCTGTGGAAGGATCTTCCTTTAGAGCTTCTGAGTTCAGTAATGACTTTTCTTGAAATCAAAGATAACGTAAGAGCTTCTGTTGTATGCAAATCGTGGTTCGAAGCCGCAGTTTCAGTTAGGGTCATTGACAAATCTCCTTGGCTCATGTACTTCCCTGAAACCAAGAACACTTACGACTTTTACGATCCATCGAACTGCAAGAAGTATACAATGGAGCTGCCTAAATCGTTAGTTGGCTTTATTGTTCGTTACTCGAAAGATGGATGGTTACTTATGAGCCAAGAAGATTCATCACACTTTGTCTTGTTCAATCCATTTACTATGGATGTTGTAGCCTTGCCTTTTCTTCACTTGTTCACTTATTATCAGTTAGTGGGTTTCTCTTCTGCTCCTACATCTAGTGAGTGTGTGGTGTTTACTATCAAGGATTATGATCCAGGCCATGTCACTATCCGTACTTGGAGTCCGGGTCAAACGATGTGGACTTCAATGCAGGTTGAGTCTCAATTCCTTGATGTTGATCATAACAATGTTGTTTTCTCAAATGGCGTGTTTTACTGTCTTAACCAAAGAAACCACGTTGCGGTTTTTGATCCGTCTTTACGTACATGGAATGTTCTTGATGTACCGCCACCTAGATGTCCCGATGATAAGAGTTGGAATGAAGGAAAGTTCATGGTAGGTTATAAAGGTGACATACTTGTGATTCGTACATATGAAAATAAGGACCCTTTGGTGTTTAAACTCGATCTTACTCGAGGTATTTGGGAGGAGAAGGATACACTCGGTAGTTTAACTATTTTTGTGAGTAGGAAGTCATGTGAATCGAGAACATATGTTAAGGATGGGATGTTAAGGAATAGTGTATACTTCCCTGAGTTGTGTTACAATGAGAAACAAAGTGTGGTGTATTCGTTTGATGAAGGGAGGTACCACCTGCGAGAGCATGATCTTGATTGGGGAAAACAGCTTTCATCTGATAACATTTGGATCGAGCCTCCCAAGAACGCTTTTGAGCTagtttaa